The following are from one region of the Luteibaculum oceani genome:
- a CDS encoding YdeI/OmpD-associated family protein codes for MDKETLNKKACLYFSKGEELRKWFELNHDRKEGFFLIIYHKGSNEKSVYYDEARDIALCFGWVDAVPKKRDHQSYYLYMAPRNPKSNWSMVNKKRVDELYRKNLIHPSGYKLIELAKKTGTWIALDDVYNLVIHKDLKIALDNTPSAKQHFQNFSSSKKRQILEWIYTAKRSETRAKRIESAVSQAEKGLIANDWKRRK; via the coding sequence ATGGATAAAGAGACCCTAAACAAAAAAGCCTGCTTGTATTTTTCAAAAGGTGAAGAATTAAGAAAATGGTTTGAACTAAACCACGATCGGAAAGAGGGTTTCTTTTTAATCATCTACCACAAGGGTTCCAATGAAAAGTCGGTTTACTACGATGAAGCAAGAGATATAGCTCTTTGCTTTGGTTGGGTGGATGCGGTACCCAAAAAACGAGATCATCAAAGCTATTACCTATATATGGCCCCACGGAATCCAAAAAGTAATTGGAGCATGGTAAATAAGAAACGGGTGGATGAATTGTATCGTAAAAATCTGATTCACCCTTCTGGCTACAAATTAATTGAACTAGCAAAAAAAACGGGAACCTGGATAGCTTTGGACGATGTGTACAATCTGGTGATACACAAGGATCTTAAAATTGCCTTGGATAATACCCCTTCTGCAAAACAACATTTCCAAAATTTCTCGTCCTCCAAAAAAAGGCAAATTTTAGAGTGGATATACACCGCCAAACGGTCAGAGACAAGAGCAAAACGCATAGAAAGTGCAGTATCACAAGCAGAAAAAGGGCTTATCGCCAACGACTGGAAGCGTCGTAAATAA
- a CDS encoding TonB-dependent receptor, protein MKNTIPFIFLLFTAFFSYSQNGTIKGTVVNDLNNEPIPFANILIQGLETGTTSDVDGSFSFTKLNPGTYNIICSYVGFEKYSGKEIIVRNNKPTTLSIRLIPRAETLQEVEISSSPIQNSSETPVSLQRLGAAEIYRNPGGNRDISKVIQILPGVATTVSFRNDLLVRGGAPNENRFFIDGIEVPNINHFATQGSSGGPVGLLNVNFIRNVDLYTSAFPTNRGNALSSVLDIRQIQGNPDRLAGTFMLGSSDVGITLDGPSGKNSNFILSVRRSYLQFLFKALALPFLPTYNDLQYKHDFSFGKNDRLTVVALAAVDQFALNESVNDGLNDSALVQRNEYILGNLPVNNQWNYTLGAKWTRFRENGNQLIVVSRSHLNNSAEKFRKNISVPANLILDYNSQEIENKFRYENNALFGNWKVNTGAGLEFIQYRNETENFVIRNQDALLNSYQSSLGFFKYAGFMQATRSLLNNRLDLSVGLRLDANSYSSKMSNPFNQFSPRIALSYALNEKMRLSSSLGRYFQLPPLTAMGYKENGEDFVNKTRLEYIRNDQWVVGWSYTPTDFSKISVEGFAKWYKQYPFSLNDSISLANLGADFGVIGTEPVASISEGRSYGLEFFAQQSLSSSIYGLISYTFVRSEFRDPGKEFVASSWDNRHILNITAGKKFKRNWELGIKFRFLGGAPYTPFNIPLSMTKSVWDVTQQGVPDWNRINSARLSNAHGLDIRLDKKWFFEKWSLNCYIDIENLYNNQVFGPPFVDVERDNAGNPIENPNNTNQYLPRFIENSSGTVLPSIGVMVEW, encoded by the coding sequence ATGAAAAATACAATTCCATTTATTTTCCTACTATTTACTGCATTCTTCTCATACTCGCAAAATGGAACTATCAAAGGCACAGTAGTTAATGATCTAAACAACGAGCCCATTCCCTTTGCAAATATCCTTATTCAGGGGCTGGAAACCGGAACCACATCGGATGTTGACGGATCCTTTAGTTTTACAAAACTAAATCCAGGTACATACAACATAATCTGCTCCTATGTCGGTTTTGAGAAGTATTCGGGAAAAGAAATAATTGTACGCAACAATAAACCTACTACCCTAAGTATAAGATTAATACCTCGAGCTGAAACGCTACAGGAGGTGGAAATTTCTAGTTCCCCAATACAAAACTCAAGCGAAACCCCAGTGAGTTTACAAAGATTGGGTGCCGCAGAAATCTACCGAAACCCGGGTGGAAATAGAGATATATCAAAGGTTATCCAAATTTTACCAGGTGTCGCAACAACGGTCTCATTTAGAAATGATCTACTCGTAAGAGGAGGTGCACCCAACGAAAATCGATTTTTTATAGATGGGATAGAGGTGCCAAATATCAATCACTTTGCTACTCAAGGTTCTTCGGGAGGTCCGGTGGGCTTGTTAAACGTCAACTTCATTCGAAATGTTGATTTATATACCTCTGCTTTTCCGACTAATCGCGGAAATGCATTAAGCTCGGTTTTGGATATACGACAAATTCAGGGTAATCCAGATCGACTGGCAGGTACTTTTATGCTGGGATCTAGCGATGTGGGTATCACCCTTGATGGACCTAGTGGCAAAAATTCAAATTTTATATTGTCCGTACGCAGATCTTATTTGCAATTCTTGTTTAAAGCCCTTGCTCTCCCCTTCCTTCCCACCTATAACGATCTACAATACAAACACGATTTCAGTTTTGGAAAAAACGACAGACTTACTGTGGTAGCACTTGCAGCCGTTGATCAGTTTGCATTAAACGAATCGGTAAACGATGGATTAAATGATAGCGCCCTTGTTCAACGCAATGAATACATTCTGGGAAATTTACCGGTAAATAACCAATGGAATTACACTTTGGGAGCTAAATGGACGCGCTTTCGAGAAAATGGAAATCAATTGATTGTTGTGAGTAGGTCGCACCTAAACAATAGTGCCGAAAAATTTAGAAAAAACATATCCGTCCCGGCAAATCTAATTCTGGACTACAATAGTCAGGAAATTGAAAATAAGTTCCGCTACGAAAACAACGCTCTGTTTGGTAATTGGAAAGTTAATACCGGAGCTGGATTAGAGTTCATCCAATACCGAAATGAAACGGAGAATTTTGTAATTCGCAACCAAGATGCCTTATTAAATAGCTATCAATCTAGCCTTGGCTTTTTTAAATATGCCGGCTTTATGCAAGCTACTAGATCCTTATTAAACAATAGGCTAGATCTCTCGGTGGGATTGCGTTTAGATGCTAACAGCTACTCGAGTAAAATGTCAAATCCGTTTAACCAATTCTCGCCACGCATAGCACTGTCTTATGCCTTAAATGAGAAGATGCGCCTAAGTAGTAGCCTAGGTAGATATTTCCAGTTACCCCCTTTAACGGCTATGGGATACAAGGAAAATGGGGAAGACTTTGTGAATAAAACTAGGCTAGAATACATTAGAAATGATCAATGGGTGGTAGGCTGGTCATACACCCCTACCGATTTTTCTAAGATATCCGTAGAGGGATTTGCAAAATGGTACAAGCAATATCCTTTTTCCCTAAACGACAGTATATCGCTAGCCAATTTGGGAGCAGACTTTGGGGTAATTGGAACAGAACCGGTTGCGAGTATAAGCGAGGGAAGAAGTTATGGGCTTGAATTCTTCGCGCAACAAAGCTTAAGTTCAAGTATTTACGGTTTAATTTCCTACACCTTTGTACGAAGCGAGTTTAGAGATCCAGGGAAAGAATTCGTGGCTTCTTCTTGGGATAATAGACATATTCTAAACATTACCGCTGGGAAGAAATTCAAAAGAAATTGGGAATTGGGGATTAAATTTAGATTCCTCGGTGGGGCGCCCTATACCCCCTTTAATATTCCATTATCTATGACCAAATCGGTCTGGGATGTAACGCAGCAAGGAGTTCCAGATTGGAACAGAATTAATAGCGCACGCTTATCCAATGCCCATGGTTTAGATATTCGATTGGATAAAAAATGGTTTTTCGAGAAATGGAGCCTCAATTGCTACATCGACATAGAAAATCTATACAACAATCAGGTATTTGGACCTCCTTTTGTGGATGTAGAGCGAGATAATGCAGGGAATCCAATAGAAAACCCAAACAACACGAACCAATATCTACCAAGATTTATTGAAAACAGCTCTGGGACGGTTCTTCCCAGTATTGGAGTGATGGTGGAATGGTAA
- a CDS encoding peptidase domain-containing ABC transporter, which yields MENKEQLTPVQRFWRLLKPDRKEIRNVYLIAMITGLVNLSLPLGIQAIINFIQGGAVSTAWIVLVVLVVLGIAIVGALQIAQMRITENLQQKIFTRAAFDFGYRLPHIKMEALYDKYAPELMNRFFDVMSVQKGLSKMLIDFSAAALQVFFGLLLLSLYHPFFILFSVALILLVYAIFRFTAKKGLDTSLSESKRKYEVAHWLEELARANITFKLAGKSNLALHRIDHSTEKYLDERENHFKVLVQQYAFMVLFKVIVATGLLAIGGALVIEQEMNIGQFVAAEIVILLIMSAVEKLIVNLEVIYDILTSLEKIGQVTDLELEDSTGTHVGIEDFSTPIAVTTDKLTFTYPNQPKNVLDQISFKINKGDRVFITGASDSGKSTLLYLMGGLYQPTGGFIAYDDIPMGNLNPESLRDKIGNCLEQEKIFQGTIEENISLGRPGITLDDVINAVEICGLKKFVRQTKEGYNTVLSPEGRSLSRGQTQKLMLARAIVTKPTLLILENAFNAIDYEDKIRVMDRICDPKMPWTLVAVSADPDLYKRCNKVLTLEHGKVDSMIEKGGGNA from the coding sequence ATGGAAAACAAAGAGCAACTAACACCAGTACAAAGGTTTTGGCGCTTGTTAAAGCCTGACCGTAAGGAGATTAGAAACGTATATCTAATCGCCATGATTACGGGGTTGGTAAACCTTTCGCTGCCTTTGGGTATACAGGCCATCATCAACTTTATCCAAGGGGGTGCTGTAAGTACTGCGTGGATTGTATTGGTGGTATTGGTTGTTTTAGGAATTGCCATAGTAGGGGCTTTGCAAATTGCACAGATGCGGATAACGGAAAATTTGCAGCAAAAGATCTTTACTCGCGCGGCATTCGATTTTGGTTATCGCTTGCCTCATATTAAAATGGAGGCCCTTTACGATAAGTATGCCCCAGAACTAATGAACCGTTTTTTCGATGTTATGTCGGTTCAAAAGGGCTTGTCTAAAATGCTTATTGATTTTTCTGCAGCTGCCCTACAGGTATTTTTTGGACTATTACTGCTTTCGCTATACCATCCGTTCTTTATCCTCTTTAGTGTCGCGCTAATATTATTGGTTTATGCCATTTTTAGGTTTACTGCTAAAAAAGGTCTTGATACTAGTCTATCGGAGTCAAAGAGGAAATACGAGGTGGCCCATTGGCTAGAGGAATTGGCAAGGGCGAACATCACCTTTAAGCTAGCTGGTAAAAGTAATTTGGCTTTACACAGGATAGATCACAGTACTGAAAAGTATTTGGATGAGCGTGAAAATCACTTTAAAGTACTGGTACAACAGTATGCATTTATGGTACTTTTTAAGGTGATTGTTGCAACCGGATTGTTGGCCATAGGTGGAGCCCTGGTTATTGAACAGGAAATGAATATTGGGCAGTTTGTAGCTGCGGAGATTGTTATTCTTTTGATAATGAGCGCGGTAGAAAAACTTATTGTCAACCTAGAAGTAATTTATGATATCCTAACCTCCCTTGAAAAGATTGGCCAGGTAACCGACTTGGAACTGGAGGATAGTACTGGAACCCATGTAGGTATTGAAGACTTTAGTACTCCTATTGCAGTAACCACCGATAAGCTTACTTTCACCTATCCCAACCAGCCAAAGAACGTATTGGATCAAATCTCATTTAAAATTAATAAAGGGGATAGGGTATTTATAACGGGAGCAAGCGATAGCGGAAAGAGTACGCTACTTTATTTAATGGGTGGCTTGTATCAACCCACTGGTGGTTTTATTGCCTACGATGACATTCCAATGGGGAACTTGAACCCTGAGAGCCTTCGAGATAAAATTGGAAATTGTCTTGAACAGGAAAAAATATTTCAGGGGACTATAGAAGAAAATATTAGCCTAGGTAGACCCGGTATCACACTCGACGATGTAATCAACGCCGTTGAAATTTGTGGCTTGAAGAAATTTGTCCGTCAAACAAAGGAAGGTTATAATACTGTGCTGAGTCCAGAGGGTAGAAGTCTGTCTCGTGGACAAACCCAAAAATTAATGTTGGCAAGAGCAATAGTAACAAAGCCAACGCTTCTTATTCTCGAGAATGCCTTTAACGCAATAGACTACGAAGATAAAATTCGCGTAATGGACCGTATTTGCGATCCAAAGATGCCATGGACTTTAGTTGCTGTTTCGGCTGATCCGGACTTATACAAAAGATGTAACAAGGTGCTTACCTTGGAGCACGGTAAGGTGGATTCTATGATAGAGAAAGGAGGTGGAAATGCTTAA
- a CDS encoding HlyD family secretion protein: protein MQSVIAGRIEQWYIQEGQYVEKGDTIIFLSEIKDEYFDPELLKRTQKQIDAKKESYKSYQSKVIALDNRISALENTVILKEKQLKNKVRQAQLKLESDSLDLEAARVNYQVAIDRFERMRGLYDQGLKSLTDFESRKMGLQKDKSKLIEVENKWLASQNELINAQVELQSVLVQYEEYIAKAKSERFSALSSQYAVEVDIAKLENKLKNYERRQGFYYITAPQSGYITRALKGGIGETIKEGDEVVGIMPSNYELAVEMMVNPVDLPLLELGQEVRIQFDGWPAIVFSGWPNTSYGTYGGKVFAIENFTYQSGKYRVLVAQDSSTVAWPEALRPGGGTNNFLLLKDVPVWYEIWRKINGFPPDFYKEVEKEKGVTKKKKQ, encoded by the coding sequence GTGCAGTCTGTAATTGCCGGTAGGATAGAGCAGTGGTACATACAGGAGGGACAATATGTTGAAAAAGGTGATACGATAATATTTTTATCGGAGATTAAAGACGAGTATTTCGATCCTGAATTATTAAAACGTACCCAGAAGCAAATTGACGCTAAAAAAGAAAGCTATAAATCCTACCAATCCAAGGTAATTGCTTTGGATAACCGTATTTCTGCTCTAGAAAACACCGTTATATTAAAGGAAAAGCAGCTTAAGAACAAGGTAAGACAAGCACAGTTAAAATTAGAGAGCGACTCGTTAGACCTGGAGGCGGCCCGTGTAAATTATCAGGTAGCCATTGACAGATTTGAGCGTATGCGTGGACTGTACGATCAGGGTTTGAAGTCGCTTACTGATTTTGAAAGCCGAAAAATGGGCTTGCAAAAGGATAAGTCCAAGTTAATTGAGGTTGAAAATAAGTGGTTAGCATCTCAAAACGAACTAATTAACGCACAGGTTGAGTTACAGAGTGTATTGGTGCAGTATGAGGAGTACATAGCTAAGGCTAAGTCCGAACGATTTTCTGCATTATCCTCCCAATATGCGGTGGAAGTTGATATAGCAAAACTTGAAAACAAGCTGAAAAATTACGAGCGTAGACAGGGGTTTTACTACATCACAGCCCCTCAATCTGGTTACATAACTCGGGCATTAAAAGGGGGGATAGGAGAAACTATTAAAGAAGGCGATGAAGTAGTAGGAATTATGCCTTCTAACTACGAATTGGCAGTTGAGATGATGGTAAATCCAGTGGACTTACCCTTGCTGGAGTTAGGTCAGGAAGTTAGAATTCAATTTGACGGGTGGCCTGCTATAGTTTTCTCAGGGTGGCCAAATACTAGTTACGGTACTTATGGTGGAAAGGTATTTGCAATTGAAAATTTTACATACCAGAGCGGTAAATACAGAGTTTTGGTGGCACAAGATAGTTCCACGGTTGCATGGCCCGAGGCCTTGAGACCAGGAGGGGGGACCAATAATTTTTTGCTGCTAAAAGACGTTCCAGTTTGGTATGAAATCTGGCGGAAAATAAACGGTTTCCCACCCGATTTTTATAAGGAAGTGGAAAAAGAAAAAGGTGTAACGAAAAAGAAAAAGCAATGA
- a CDS encoding TolC family protein, producing the protein MMRSLLPFVLILFTITSPILGQSSTTELGYQDFIERVFEHHPEAVVANLIETRALAKLSESRGNFDPQFFIDISEKKFDQKDYYGLREMGLVVPTVLGLKFDAGLERNRGVFLNPENSTPSDGLYYAGVSLPILQGLITDKRRTALAKAKALAQVGEAEKDLALATLHYNASNAYYNWCAAYLKLNIYKDALFAARTRYNAVVNSYYLGDKPAIDTVEAGIQVANRQVDLNNQIIKLFKAKNDLETYLWQNGYLPLELDSNTIPRVRDFYARDFDSKLDSLQFPLLRALKGEIAATKTELRWAREQIKPTLNLKYQVLNSASLQPNELRYQGLDNNYKWGLEFTFPILIREARGKSRFYAAKTESLERKYQSKEREIENKVEVNIQALEILKQQQKLVDRNVANYNELLGAERTLFQNGESSLFLVNAREQGWLKSQIDRIDNVLKTANSELELGLIYGYYKN; encoded by the coding sequence ATGATGCGGAGCTTGTTGCCATTCGTTCTTATTCTTTTCACAATTACCTCACCAATTTTAGGGCAGTCTAGCACTACGGAGTTGGGCTACCAAGATTTTATAGAAAGGGTATTTGAGCATCATCCAGAGGCGGTGGTAGCTAACTTAATCGAGACCCGTGCTTTAGCTAAGTTGTCTGAAAGCCGAGGGAACTTCGACCCTCAATTTTTTATCGATATATCAGAAAAAAAGTTCGATCAAAAAGATTACTACGGATTAAGAGAAATGGGATTGGTGGTTCCAACCGTATTGGGACTAAAATTTGATGCAGGTTTGGAGCGAAATAGAGGGGTATTTTTAAATCCTGAAAATAGCACCCCCTCCGATGGCTTGTATTATGCCGGAGTAAGCCTACCCATTTTACAAGGTTTAATCACCGATAAAAGGAGAACAGCATTAGCAAAGGCAAAAGCTTTAGCACAAGTAGGAGAAGCAGAAAAGGACCTCGCCTTAGCCACCCTCCATTATAATGCTTCAAATGCCTACTACAATTGGTGTGCAGCCTATCTTAAATTAAATATCTACAAGGATGCGCTTTTTGCTGCTAGAACTAGGTATAATGCGGTAGTTAATAGTTATTATTTAGGAGATAAGCCCGCAATAGATACGGTAGAGGCAGGAATTCAAGTAGCTAATAGACAGGTGGATTTAAACAATCAAATTATTAAGCTATTTAAGGCTAAAAACGATTTGGAGACCTACCTATGGCAAAATGGTTATTTACCCTTGGAGCTCGACAGTAATACAATTCCACGTGTGAGAGACTTTTATGCTCGCGATTTCGATAGTAAACTTGACTCCTTGCAGTTCCCATTGCTTCGTGCATTAAAGGGCGAGATTGCCGCAACAAAAACGGAGCTTAGGTGGGCTAGAGAACAAATCAAACCCACCTTAAATTTGAAGTATCAAGTTCTAAACTCTGCGAGTTTGCAGCCTAATGAATTGCGGTACCAAGGGTTGGATAACAATTACAAGTGGGGGCTGGAATTTACTTTTCCAATTTTAATCAGAGAAGCCAGAGGTAAATCGCGTTTTTATGCTGCAAAAACGGAGTCTTTAGAACGGAAGTACCAGTCAAAAGAGCGAGAGATTGAAAATAAGGTGGAGGTTAATATTCAAGCTTTAGAAATACTTAAGCAACAACAAAAATTGGTGGATAGAAATGTGGCCAATTACAATGAGTTGCTGGGTGCCGAAAGAACCTTATTTCAAAATGGGGAAAGTTCCCTGTTTTTAGTTAATGCGCGTGAACAAGGTTGGTTAAAATCGCAAATAGACCGGATAGATAATGTCTTGAAAACCGCAAATTCGGAGTTAGAATTGGGCCTAATATATGGGTACTATAAAAACTAA
- a CDS encoding response regulator, with translation MLNKILLVDDDQPTNLLNTIIIERLNCCKEIVCKERGDLAIDYLQELFEKGELAPDLILLDINMPGMNGWEFLEAYDKLDQKAKAKVIIVMLTTSLSRTDSDKAKKIGILKAFESKPLSKGKMAKILKKHFPDLELTL, from the coding sequence ATGTTAAATAAAATCCTGCTGGTAGACGACGACCAACCGACTAACTTGTTAAACACCATTATAATTGAGCGTCTAAATTGCTGCAAAGAGATCGTATGCAAGGAAAGAGGAGATTTAGCAATTGATTATTTACAAGAACTGTTTGAAAAGGGTGAATTAGCCCCAGACTTAATTCTCTTGGATATAAATATGCCAGGAATGAATGGCTGGGAGTTTTTAGAAGCCTACGATAAGCTAGACCAAAAGGCTAAAGCCAAGGTTATCATTGTAATGCTTACCACCTCACTTAGCAGAACAGATTCTGATAAAGCCAAAAAAATTGGAATTTTAAAAGCCTTTGAAAGCAAACCTTTAAGCAAGGGGAAAATGGCTAAAATTTTAAAGAAACACTTCCCAGATTTAGAACTTACCCTTTAG
- a CDS encoding sensor histidine kinase, protein MKKGEDLFNLVFTNSGVGLAVVNSQGHPYKTNRAIQEMLGYTGEELANMSFGEFTHPDDLEKDVVQFNQLVKGEILNYTMEKRYITKKGDTIWGLLNVALIKDEDGNSTDEAIGMVQDITQRKEAELKLEQTNRQLEQFAYLCTHDLKQPLSNIEGFLDLLKDEIGSSLNKDGKEYLNLINQSTELLKQKLEVILEYSSIGAEGDKEIISFKETLSEVETELKDLIKEKEAYIVNQGDVDLIKAFPEEFRVLVKHLISNALTFSSADRKPEIYIKSQKVANEVSISIEDNGVGFEMEYADRIFQIFQQLQEKSIYNGLGVGLACCKKIVEHHGGKINCKSVKGKGTIFTFSLPN, encoded by the coding sequence ATGAAGAAAGGCGAAGATCTTTTCAATTTAGTATTTACAAACTCCGGGGTTGGTCTGGCTGTGGTTAATTCCCAAGGCCATCCGTATAAAACAAACCGAGCGATTCAAGAGATGTTGGGGTATACGGGTGAGGAACTTGCTAACATGAGTTTTGGAGAATTTACGCACCCCGATGATTTAGAAAAGGATGTAGTTCAATTTAACCAATTGGTAAAAGGTGAAATTTTGAACTACACCATGGAAAAAAGGTACATAACCAAAAAGGGAGATACCATTTGGGGACTACTTAACGTAGCGCTAATAAAAGATGAGGATGGTAATTCAACTGATGAAGCCATTGGAATGGTTCAAGACATTACGCAGCGCAAAGAAGCTGAACTAAAGCTGGAACAAACCAACAGACAATTAGAACAATTCGCTTACCTGTGCACCCACGATTTAAAACAACCCCTTAGCAATATTGAAGGCTTTCTAGATTTGCTAAAAGATGAAATAGGAAGCAGTCTAAATAAAGATGGTAAAGAGTACCTTAATTTAATAAATCAGTCCACCGAACTGCTGAAACAAAAATTAGAGGTTATTTTAGAGTATTCTAGCATAGGTGCTGAGGGCGACAAGGAAATTATTTCATTTAAAGAAACTCTTTCGGAGGTTGAGACAGAGCTTAAGGACCTCATTAAAGAAAAGGAAGCCTACATTGTAAATCAGGGGGATGTTGATTTGATCAAAGCTTTTCCAGAGGAATTTAGAGTGTTGGTTAAACATCTAATAAGCAATGCTTTAACCTTTTCTTCTGCAGATCGTAAGCCCGAAATCTATATAAAGTCTCAAAAGGTAGCTAACGAGGTAAGCATATCCATAGAAGACAATGGTGTAGGATTTGAAATGGAATACGCCGATAGAATATTCCAAATATTCCAACAACTACAAGAAAAGTCAATATACAACGGATTAGGAGTAGGATTGGCGTGCTGCAAAAAGATTGTGGAACACCATGGAGGGAAAATAAATTGTAAATCCGTTAAGGGAAAAGGAACAATTTTTACATTTAGCCTGCCTAATTAA
- a CDS encoding PAS domain-containing sensor histidine kinase: protein MPPFLPAELSFSILENLPVGIFILKLEDLKSKEFRNIYVNPANSKIVGIDFQPFVGKTLRESFPDSYKHGLPDAYIKALQTGETVIIGEMDYGDDKVERKTWYLEAVPIDHEHVMLTTENITELSVAKRLLEQRSQKLEHKNKEMEQFTYMVSHDLKSPMNSVIGWINLLKEEGEEMSPLVQQAFNAVDTSVHRMKRLVEDILDYALIGTSKKEKSQVNLTLICKAIVEDLKERMEISHAQVVFDELPVVEGFETELRQLLQNLIHNAIKFTGAGVDPLVKLENHSTSDFHIISIADNGIGIAKEDQEKIFGVFNRLNLETEYSGSGIGLANCKKIVDLHNGTLWVDSELGKGSVFHIKIPKNH, encoded by the coding sequence ATGCCACCTTTTCTCCCTGCAGAGTTATCGTTTTCCATATTGGAAAATCTTCCCGTAGGAATTTTTATCCTTAAACTGGAGGATTTAAAATCCAAAGAGTTCCGGAATATATACGTGAATCCCGCAAACTCTAAAATTGTGGGTATAGACTTTCAACCTTTTGTAGGAAAAACGTTGAGGGAATCTTTTCCAGATTCATATAAACACGGTTTACCTGATGCTTATATAAAAGCCTTACAAACGGGTGAGACCGTTATAATCGGAGAAATGGATTATGGAGATGATAAGGTGGAGCGGAAAACGTGGTATTTGGAAGCTGTTCCTATCGATCATGAACACGTGATGTTAACAACTGAAAATATCACGGAGCTTAGCGTTGCGAAGAGACTTTTGGAGCAAAGAAGCCAGAAATTAGAGCATAAAAACAAGGAGATGGAGCAGTTTACCTACATGGTATCCCACGATCTAAAAAGCCCAATGAATTCAGTTATTGGTTGGATAAATCTACTTAAGGAGGAAGGAGAGGAAATGTCCCCCTTGGTACAGCAAGCTTTCAATGCGGTAGATACTTCGGTTCACCGTATGAAAAGGTTAGTGGAAGACATCTTAGATTATGCTTTAATCGGAACCTCGAAGAAAGAAAAATCCCAGGTAAACCTAACGCTAATTTGTAAAGCCATAGTGGAGGATCTTAAGGAGCGAATGGAAATTTCGCATGCTCAGGTGGTTTTTGATGAACTGCCCGTGGTGGAAGGCTTTGAAACAGAGTTAAGGCAATTACTGCAAAACCTTATTCACAACGCCATTAAATTTACTGGGGCAGGGGTTGATCCTTTGGTGAAATTGGAAAATCATTCTACCTCCGATTTTCATATTATTTCGATTGCTGACAATGGTATAGGGATAGCAAAGGAAGATCAGGAGAAGATTTTTGGGGTATTTAATCGTCTTAATCTGGAAACAGAATATTCAGGATCTGGTATAGGTTTGGCGAATTGCAAAAAAATAGTTGATCTACACAATGGTACCCTTTGGGTAGACTCTGAATTGGGAAAAGGTTCCGTATTTCATATCAAAATTCCAAAGAATCACTAG